Below is a window of Ornithodoros turicata isolate Travis chromosome 7, ASM3712646v1, whole genome shotgun sequence DNA.
tctgccggtcatccaccaacaccatagcactggtcattatccatatacagggtctgttgtttttttttattcgtccCAAAagttttgtttaaaaaatagcgAAACGAAATAGATGCCGCTTTTGAGTTCATTAATTACCTCAAActcattaattctttaattaagggatttcgcgtatagcagaacggaagatattcattgttgaaagccattccatgtttaagaaattcttaaacgcgcacgtgtgttgaaatgtccgacgctgaatgtcgctatgcaaatgagccgaaacaataagaagtacgcaatttccgagcgcagaaatgacgcgagcttcgccttatctgggttggaaagcgatctatctggccaacagattagcacCTACACCAATCATCTCGATCGCTCCGAAGCACTTGGTCGTCCCACGTGGATTGTCGTTTTAATTTCGCGAGaccttaatttttgcgaattttgcgaatcgagaaaattcgaggaactcgaggagcgcgcgaaatttagttgttgcgaatatatccctactcgattcgcgaaaatttagggctgcgaaatcAAATGATTTTACAGCATTTATCcatgataactacagcctctgcaaaaatactgttcaatgacgtggtgggtgcgccttatgtcatattGTTTGCTAACGTTCGCATTCTTCCGTTCgagccactggatcagtggacagagctttcacgcgtcgccgtcctgtgaacgttcaacactcgctataactgttacgtgtatttgccattaaagggatggctcgtcgttctgattatctagctatgttgttttctccagcacttaacgcgcacttaacgcgcccagtcgaagttcttgggcgacgaccttcttgttctttctgttccttgtgtgttcggttttctttcataatactatccagtgctgacgcacttgtttggtgcaagATACAGTAAATACTGCCACCGTCGCGGTGTCTTGGAGAAAATACCCCCGCTGTGAGGTGTTCGTGCACCCCCTTTGGAGAAGAgaacatattgacagcccacggggcgcacgccgatatgacagcatcggcgtgacgccgctgacgccgccgccgccgggccttcaacgtgctctacgccgccgccgaaaaaaatgcccacggcgcacacctctacccCAGAGCAGACAGATTCCCTTCGCGACAGGAGACCTGATCACGTGGGATGCCCACGTGATGACGCTCCGGAACGAGTTGCGAAAGGAAAAAGACTTGCCGCCGTGCGGAGGCGGCAAAAGAAGCGAGCGAGGTAAATAGTGTCCTCCATGATTGTGCTTGGAGAAGGAATCTTCGCAGCTGATTCCACAGTGAAAGGATTGCCTTAATCCCTTTATGTCCACAGTGCCGTTGCGACATCTCTGCGTGCTGCATTTGTGACCGACCACGATCTGGGCATTTGTGAAACACTACCTTGATATTTCATTTGCGAACACAGCAGTTTGCGTTGAAAGATGACGCTGCTCCACATCTCGGTGTTCTGCGCTCTTATAGGTCAGTCGCTTGTGGCAATTTGCACTTCGCTTTATCACTGTTTCGTTGACGAAGAGACCGTGTGGTTACTCCAAGTTTCCTTCGCATGCCGCAGAGCTCTGTGTTTCCACCCATTTTTACCGACTTTGTTTACCTTTTGGGGGTGCGGGAGGAGTGAACTGGAGCGCATGCTTCGGATAGGCGGGGCCCTACCTTCGAACTCTTATTTTGTAATGTGCACAAAGAGTTCAAAGGCGTCTGCTGGGGCGCGATTTCCTGCAAAGGCGTGTGCTAAATCTCTTCCCAGCTTCAAGTCTCACGGTTGCCAACGGGGACACAGTCTCTTTAttacttttattattatttattatgacCATTTGTATTACACACAGCAGCACCAAATGTCATCATTGGAACGCTGTTTCTGTGCACATCAGTGTGTCAGGACACCGCATTGTTTAAATCGCGGACTGGTTCAACCTCATTATGGTGGACTAACCTCATTAAGATGGAAATGTGTGGAAGCGGTGGCGCTGGCGGCGTTTTCTCTTTCTCAATACAGCATCAGGACCCCGCAGGTGGAATGCACGGACGAATATATTTTGGAAAGGGATATGGTTTATCTGTCATGTCGTTGAACATGTTGAATGTGTGATTTGTACCAACGACTTAACGAGCTCCTGTGCCGCTACCGCGacactttcttttattgctTCCCAAAAATAATAAGAATATATATGCACATTTTGGCCGCTCTTTCCACAGTTATTAGAGAACGCACACCCATGTGTATGCGACCCAGTTCCTCAATATTTAAGTATGCAGCACACGCCCATATACCACGTTCCATCATGCACAGTCGAGACAGTAGCGGCTAAGCATTCGAGGACCCACGCTGCCGCGTTGGCTTGGATCCAGAACTGGGAGTAAAAAATCGAAGGCCGACTGAGCGACTGCTTTGTGATACCCTGTGACTGCACGCGATAGTGTCTGCCTGCATTGCGGTTGCGGTAGATAAGACATGCAGTTCAATGCTTGAGTATGCAGCATGTAGTGGGTGCAGTAGTAAGGGCGGGGACTCTCATAATCGTTTTGCTTCCgtaggggtggtggtggtggtgtatagggggaaggtgcagtcagcctgctctgaagtggcggctcggtgcacccaggggagggggaaagaaggaggggagagatggtggtggcacaggagagggagaggtgtgctaaccctcttgctctggggttagggtagtccaagaggactacccaccacagaaaacatgtgagcatccctcagtagtcttcattgggatgcttcctataccacggtaaccgccaggattattggagAAGTTACCCCATCTTTTGCTTCCGTACATGTAGCGAATGATATTTGAAGTTCATCTCTGTCCTGATAGTAGCGCTGCCGTATTCGTCCTCAACTCACATTCGTGCTGACGCACGCTGTCACCACAAagcgaaacaacaacaacatagatgaatggatgatgatgatgtgggatgtttccctgcgttgagtgcaggaccctaccccattccaaagaggttcatatgagaggatgacgagggaaggaaatccctacagtccGTACAAAGGCGAAAGCAAGTAGTGAATAATCACTGTTTTGTAGAAGGAAGCTGAAATGTAGCAGCTGTGTCGTTGTTTGCTGCTGGAACTGTCGACTACCGAGTAAAACGCTTATGTGTGCAGCTGTTTACGTATAGAGGCGATAAATATTTCTATTCTTCGCTTTCTATTCAGACCGCTGCCGCAAAATCAGTCGTATATCTGTCCTAAGGTCACTAGAGAAACGCACGGTGGGCTGTAAACGCCTACGGAAATGGCACCTTAGGAAATTACCCGTGCTGACCTACAGTGAATATTATAAGTTGGTGTATACGGGACGATCGCGCTTACCGGGTGAGAATTTTTCAAAAGCGAAGATTTTCATTTACAATAGTTGGCAATTGCCAATGAGAGTTGCATCAAGAATTGCAATTGGCAACAAGAGTTCCTGCTTGTTCTCCCTCGCACTTAAGGACAAGATAAAGAACGCATTGCAGGGCGAGCGACAAAGGCTGACGTTTTTCCGGAGCCACTTCCCCTcgtttcttaaaaaaaaaaaaattattgttttattttttgctccACCCTTCCCTGAAAACAGCAACGGTATCAGCGCTTCCAAACGGAACAATTGTTGTCATTTGGCCGAACTTCTATGTTCCGTAATTAAAAAGCCCAGTAGTGAAAATTAATTAGGGCAACGCTCCAGGAGGTCCCTAGGGTGTCCATAAGGTGGCTTACTAACACCTAGAATATGTCGCCAATCATTGTAACTGAAAAAGGCATTTCCCCATCTACAAAGTACTAATAATTAACACAGTTAGCGCGGGCACCCTGTAcacgtaaaaagaaaaaaagaatctgTTGAATTCGATGTACAACATGCGCGCTCTTCGCCTCCACACCATTATTGACAAAATTTCTCTTTTATATTTCAGTGGCATTAGCGTCAGCGGACGACAAGGATGGACCGTCTGTTCCAGCGTGCCCTCCTGGGCAAGTGTCAGGTCTCAAGGCGAAGTGTTTCATGGAACTGGAACAATATGAAGAGTTCAGGGGGGCTCCCAAATTGGAGTTGCTGGACAAAAATGAGCCGACGCACCACAAGTTCGGGTGTTGGTAAGGAATCATCTCCTCGCGTTAATGCCACTTGTCACTTGATGACGTTTGCAGTCCCAGTAGGAGGGCCAGTCACCTGACTCGTGACGTAACCCGGCGCGGCCGAAGCAGTTGCTGTTGCAGACGGATTCTCGGTGAATGAGCTTACAACTGCTCCCCGGGCAGTTCTGCTGACGTCACGCGACGTGATCGGGCGGGTCCGATGGCTGCTTTCTACGGTCGTTTTTGCGAATTTGACTGCGCAGTGAAAATATTTAAGCTAAATACGAAATTAAGCTC
It encodes the following:
- the LOC135401262 gene encoding uncharacterized protein LOC135401262, which translates into the protein MTLLHISVFCALIVALASADDKDGPSVPACPPGQVSGLKAKCFMELEQYEEFRGAPKLELLDKNEPTHHKFGCCMERTLAKCYKEKFTGDCAGLVDGLVRNNQEIMVKTFGGRRCDYHCPNGSYALRPTWTLGAAALLSFFVFTRKA